One Bacillota bacterium genomic window carries:
- a CDS encoding alpha/beta hydrolase → IDAALRDAYQQAGFPERWELVRYDTGHFETADARVRVMDWLQRWL, encoded by the coding sequence CATTGATGCCGCCCTCAGGGACGCCTATCAGCAGGCTGGTTTTCCAGAGCGGTGGGAATTGGTGCGTTATGACACCGGACATTTTGAAACCGCCGATGCCAGGGTCCGAGTGATGGACTGGCTCC